The Spirochaetota bacterium DNA window TTGACAACCTGATTTGGGGAGTAAAGGATACCGGCAGGCTTTTAACCATGTGCTTTTGCTGCAGATGCTGCTGCACGATACTAAATTCAGGTAAATATTTGCCACAGGAGGCAGCCAGTTCAATTGTGCGGCTTAAAGGCATTACGCTATCTGTACATTTGGATGCATGCACTGGGTGTGGCACCTGCGTCGATGAATGTTTTATGGATGCAATACGCATTGTTGATGGTAAGGCAGTGCATAACGATACAGTATGCAAAGGCTGTGGCAGGTGTGCACAGGTGTGCCCCAACGGTGCAACAACGATAACAATAGATAACATTGATACAGCAATAGAAGAAATCAATGCACGCATTAAGCATTATGTGCAGTACGAGTGAATTTTTAGGCACCTTTAAAAAACGCTTTCATCATTACGGGTACAATAAAAAGAAAACGATTTTATTCTATATATTGTGCCCACAAGGGAACATCCAAAAAAACAGTTTTTAGAAGTTCCCTTATTATTTTTATTGGAGGAACACATGACATCACACAAGTATTTCTGGTATTTTTTAATGATAGGTGCACTTGTTCTCTGGGCTTGCGCTGTTGGACTTGTTTTTTTGTTCCCGGATTCAGACTACAGGGCAGTGTTACTTATTGCACTGTTGATACTACACTGTGGGGAAATTCCATACACATTGAAGCTCCTTAAAGGAAAACTTTCATCGGTAACTATCGCCACCAAAACATTTTTGTTTGGTTTTACGTGGTGGCTGCCGTTTAACAAAGGCATACTAAAAGGATAACCCCATGTTTAAATATGGACCATCAAAATTATTTGTAAAAGTTGCTGTAGCGCTTTCATGGCCAATTATGATCCTTGGTAAGCGCCTCAGTGCATTCCCCATTGTCAAACATATCATAAATCCTTTTTTTAAATACCCCTATAATGAGGTAACAGCAGTTCCTATTAATGTGGCGATAGCTCCTGCTAAAAGTGTCACTCTGCCGGTGCAGGTGTTAAGCGAGGTGGTTGCTCGGGTAAATCATATCTTTATATTAGATGAATGCATCTGCAGAAGCCTTTTGAACTGCTCCAACCATCCGCATACCATTGGGTGCATGGCGTTGGGCGAGGCAAGCCACAAGATTCATCCGTCGCACGGTCACAGGGCAACTGTCACGGAGGCTCTGGAACACATTGAAAAAGCAGCAAAGGCTGGCCTTGTGGCTAGTGTGGCACATGTTTGGATAGACCCCGTTGCATTCTGGTCGGTGCCGTTTAACAAGCTCATGTTTATATGCTTTTGTGATGATTGCTGTTGCCTGTACCGCACGCACATGAAAAAACGTGGTGAAAACCTCAATAAGGCATATAAAAAATTGCCAGGTGTTACAGTTCGTGTTAATTTGGATTTATGTAATGGTTGCGGTATATGTGCTCAGCGCTGCTTTGTTGCTGCTATACAGATGAAAGATGGCATTGCGGTAATAGGTGAAGATTGCAAAGGCTGTGGGCGGTGTGTGCAGGTGTGTCCACAACAGGCAGTTGATATGTATTTTGATGATAAGGATACACTGGTTGCCAATTTAGTTGAAAGAATAAATAAAGTGGCTAATATTGGTTTGTGACAGCAACTGAAGCAGCGAATGCAGGGAACAAATGGAGGAAGAAAGTTTCACACAGAGAACGCAGCAAATGTGAGGAGAGAAAAGCTTTATAACCTTTACATCTCAACTTTCTCATCATGTTCTGCGAAATGTGATTAGGTAAAATTATTTTAGGGGTCAGAGCATTATGAAAGTAGAACAGCGAATAAATTACGGCTATGTAATTTATGATGTAACAGGAGATATCACCTACGATAATTTTACGGAAATTGAAGATGCAATAAAGGACACTCTACCGGATAATTTTATAAATGTAGTGCTGAACATTGAGCGGGTACCCTATATTAACAGCTCTGCACTGGGATGGCTGGTGAAACTCATGAAAGAAGTTAATGCCAGAGGGTATCACTTTTTCCTGATGAATGTAAATCAGGAGATCATGGGCCTTCTTAAACTAACCACCACATTACAGTATTTCAAGATTATCCCCAATGAACAGGTGCTTGTGGAAAAAGAAAAAAAGAAAGAATTAGATAAAATTTTAGGGGAAATAGAAGAAGAAAAACAGGAATAGGGAATTAACCTCTAAACTCTTTACACATTGTATATACTTCACTTTCCACAATTTTTGGATGTAATCTTTCTGCTACAATAACATCATAGCCTGCCGCAAGTAAAAACGGAAGTGCTTCTTCTACAACGGGTAACGGTATGTATTCATAACTTTGAAGGCAGGTGTTTATAACTGTATGTAAAAATTCATGCATCATAGTGTCTTCAAACACAAAAGTTCCATTGTCATCGTACAACGGCATGGTAAATGACAACATGGAAGGTATATCCCCGGTAGAAAAAAATACATCGATGGCATTACCATGGTTAGTGACATTTGCCACCTGCATGATGCCCACAATGTCTTCATTTAATGCCAGAGCCCTGCAAAGTTCTCTTTTTTGATGAAAAGCAAATTCCTGATCAATATTGGCAATATATATTCGTATGCCTGTAATTCGTGTTGCAGAGCTTTGAGTCCCCATTTTACGTTTTACCTGAGGATATATTTTGGCAACTGCGTTGCCAGTTGCTGTATAAAAACCAAATTTTTTTGTGGCCATGTGCGTGTAACATCCAAACTGTGAAAGCACAGGTGCAAGGCCAAAACGGACAAAACCTGTTGAATGGGTGTATTGACAGTGGGTGACACCTATGAACGTTATATCCGACTGCACGCTATTACACGATAGTGCGGGTGCGATAGTTAAATAGATGTCAGTCACAGGGCAAAACGAATGCAGAGCGATAGTAGCTGTGCATGCAGGCAGCTTCTGGGAAGATACAGTGATAATGCCGTTATGATATGTGCAGGAAACGTGTAGATGATGTAACACTGCAACGATTGCCTGCAAGGTGCGGTTGTAGTGGATGTGCTGTTGCAATAAAGGGTCAATTCTTATGGCACATTCTTTTTGCATCACCAGCGCTACTGCGAGTGCCTGTCGCGCAGCTGCAAAGGTTGTTGCGTGTATCTGCAGCATTTATATTGTTTTTTCTAAATATGGTTTTAGTACTTCGGGAATGGTTATGCTGCCATCCCTGGTTTGATAATTTTCCATTACTGCTGCAAGGGTACGTCCTGCGGCTAATCCTGAGCCATTAAGTGTATGCACAAATACTGGCTTTTCACCTTCTTTTTTACGATAGCGTATGCGTGCACGGCGTGCCTGATAGTCAACAAAATTGGAACACGATGATATTTCCACATAGCGGTTTAAGCCTGGCATCCATACTTCAATATCGTAAGTTTTAGATGAAGATGCGGATGTGTCGGCGCTGCACAGTAACACAACGCGATAATGCAAGTTTAAAAGCTGCAACACTTCTTCAGCATCATTAACGAGCTTTTCAAGCTCATCAAATGAAGTCTGGGGCTCAACAAACTTAACAAGCTCTACCTTCTGGAACTGATGGACACGGATAAGACCGCGGGTATCCTTACCAGCTGCACCTGCCTCACGCCTGAAGCAAGCTGATTGCATGGTGACATAGATGGGCAAATCTTTGCCATCAAGTATTTCATCACGGTAAAGGTTGGTAAGGGTTACTTCAGCAGTGGGTATTAAGGATAAGGCATCACGCTCAATACGATAATACTCATCCATGAATTTTGGGTATTGACCGGTGCCAATCATACTATCATCATTCACAATAAAAGGGCCAAATACTTCAGTATAACCATGCTTCTTGGTGTGTAAATCCAGCATAAAGTTTATGATAGCGCGCTCTAACTGTGCTGCCAAACCACGATACACATAAAAGCGTGCCCCTGCAATTTTAACACCCCTCTCAAAATCAAGGATGTTAAGCTCTGTGCCCAGGTCATAGTGGGGCTTTGGGGTAAAGTCAAACTGCGGTTTTTGCCCCCATGTACGGACCACAACATTATCAGTTTCATCATTGCCTAAGGGGACTGATTCGTGCAAAATATTGGGAATGGAAAGCATCAATGTGTTGTATGTTTCTTCTATGCTTGCAATTTCATCTTCGTATTTTTTAATTTCATCGCCAATGCCGCGCACTTTTTCCATTAATTCAATAGGATTTTCCCCTTTTTGTTTTAATGCACCTACCTGCTTTGAAAGTGTATTACGCTGGGTCCTGAGTTCATCAATCTTCGCAATAAGGGATCGTCTTTTGCTATCCAGCTCTTCCAATGTTGCAATATCAACAGCATCTTCCATCTTACGAATTTTCATTGTGTGTTTAACAAGGTCAATATTTTCGCGCACAATCTTTGGATCTATCATGGTAACCTCTTTTTACATGCTATGGAGTTTATTGGGCTTATCTAACAAGTGGTTTCACTATTAATTGTTTTTAACTCATTGGGTAATATTGCCACAACATGTTCAAAATACTATCAAAATAAGTGCATCACGTAGAATACCATTGGCAACATTCAAGTAACAACCGTTTATTAAATATGCCCAGGTATATTGCTTTCAATGGTTAAAAATAAATAGTGGAATTTCCAATATTTTTTGTCAAGAAACAAAGGGTAAACATTTTAAAATTGTCGAATTGCACGCACTCTATAGGTACTGTTTTTATACTGTATGCTTTGTGTTCCACTGTTAAAATTTTGACACCAGGCTTTGCTTGTTGTGGACTCTGTGGAACTCCAATAGTTGTAACTGGTAAAATTTCCTATCATTGATTTATGGTGAAACAGTAACTGCAATTCGTCTTTTGATGGTAAATGCCAGCCATCAGAACATAGTGCACATGCATAAGCAGCGTAGTCACCTTCTCCCAGCGCCTGAATAATAGTACACGTATTTGCATATCCTGTGCCAATGTCAGAAGCAGTTACTCCTGTTTGACGATATTGACCTGCCTGAAGTTGCTGTTCCCATACAATTCCTGATGAACTGATATCGTAGCGCATAGCTTCTAAATAACGCCAACTATCGCTATAATATCCTTTATCATAGAACACACATCCACCACCAGGACCACCATCCCCTATAGTAAACGGTCTGTAGCAAGCATATAAAGTTAAAGATTTCTCAATGGGATATGTATTACCAGGAACGTATACATTGTTGGAACTATCGCCCCAATAATCAAAGCAGTATGATACACCATCTTTATTAATTATTGCTAAATTGCCAGTATTATGTGCGATAGTTACCAGCTCTCCTTGCTCGTAAAATGTTGAATCTACGGGAACAGTTCCGGTAGTAGCGCCGTTTGCATCATAGGTGACGGTTAACGGTTTTGGAGTGAAATGAGCGATAAATTCTATGTTGTTATTTTGTATTGTGATTGATTGGCCTGGAATATAATGGCTTTGACTTCTGGTATCAAACCAACTATCAAATCGATATCCTTGTTTATAAAGATTTCCTGTATTTGCCAGTATAATTGCGTTTTCACCAGCACAGTAATAGTTGCTGTCAATGGGGGGTGTTCCACCATCAGCATCACCTGGTAAATAGATGACAGAATAGGCTTGTGCGGTAAAACATGCGTACAGCATTGTTGATGCAGTGATAACAAATGTTGATCCAGGTTTTAAAATATCAGCTGAACAATTGCTGCAAAAACTCCATCCTATGAATGTTTGATTTTCTATGGCAAGATTGGTGTTGGTTAAAACAGTTACTATATCATTAGGCATGTGGGTAGTGGTGTCAATGGGTGGATTGCCTTCTGCCCCATTTGCATTATAAACCACTATGCATGAAGTAGTGGCAGCATTCAAATCCTGAAAAGGTATACTCATTTCATCTTTGCCAGTATTACTACAGGAAACGATTAAAATAAACAGTAAAATAAAGTATTTTTTCATAGATAGCTCCTGAAAATAAATTTTTGGTAGCTATCTATATATACGCTTTTTCATTAAAAAAATTATTTGATTATAAAAAAAATTTTGAAATTATTTCACTAATTATTCCTAAATGTGGAAATTTGAATAAAATATAAAATAGTGTACACCGGGGCCGTCTCAAAAGAAACTGTAGGGCATGCAATGGCGTGAGCGCAATGTCATTGCGAACGAAGTGAAGCAATCTCAATGCCCCTCAAAAGCAAGATTGCTTCGTCACTTCGTTCCTCGCAATGACAGGAAAACAAAAGTCATTGCAAAGAGGTGTCTTTTGGGACACCCTTGGGTGTACACTATATTCATTATGAAATTTTTATGGAATAATTGCTGAAATTATTTTGGAGTAGCAATGTCAAAGCATGTAATCCATTTATATTTACAGGATAAATTTTCTGCTGTAAAAAAATTATATTACATTGTTAATTAAGGTTACTATTTTCTGACATGTATGGGCAATAGTATCCAGGGGAACTGCACCAGCCCATTCAAGATTTGACTCAATTTCCAATACCTCTTCCTTAGAATAACATGAAAAAATTAATTCTTTTATGTTTTCAGGAGTGATTCGTAGTATGGTGGTTATCTCATCCAACTTTATTTTGCTGAGAATATGACATAGCAGTGAAGGGTTTATTTTAGATATATCTTCAATAATTAAAACACCAGGATAGGATAAAAAGATGCCCTGCGTTTCACGCAGTTCAAGGATGATTTCTCTTCTCCGTATATAATCGGTATGTAAAAGGATCTCAAGTATGACATCATATTTATCTATTGAAAGACGTTCAATAGCAATATCAAATTCCGGGTATAATTTTCTTGTAATTTTTTCTAATATGTCAGTATCAATATTTTGTGTATTAATAATCCTTAAAACTAATTCAAAAGCCATTGATATGGGCACCTGTGATAGTATCATTCCAGCACTATGAACAGGGAGCATAATGAGAAGCAATGCGCCAAATTGTGGATGTTCCTTTTCAAATACTGTCAGGAGTTTTTGATCTAACATTATTTTATCCTTTGCTGCCAATCCATACAATATCGAATTGCTTTTTCATTGGGTTGAAATCATTGGATCCCATTTGAATATCTATTTCATTGATAAAGATCTGCCAGGTAAATTGTTTCAGTTGTTCGTTGTATAGAGTAAAATTATCATATGGATAGTGTTTTTTCTGCACTAATTTCCTAAACGTTGTTTCATAATAATCAATAAATATACCAGTGGCACAAACAATTTGAGAATGTGAAAAAAATCTTTCAAAAAGCCACAATTTACAGTAATAAGGTTCACTAAGTTGCTGTAATTGTGAATGGCAATAGTCATATATATCAAGCAAAGCCTTAAGCATGTACAGCTTTGTTTTGCCCTTTGGCTGGGGCACAATGCTGTTTGTTACTGAAAGTGAATTCCAGGGGTGAATATCTAGTGTAATAAATATTCTATTGTTCTTTTTTATATATGTATATATATCAATATCCAAAATGGCATGTTTAAATCTTTCAATAGTTCGATGGATCCTTTTATGTCCGCGTATTTTCTTTGTATGCATATGGTAAATGGTGTGAAATAATTGAAAATTTGATATTTAAACGCTAATTTTTCATAAAAGCATGAATATTAAAAAAATATAAAAGAAATCCACTCGTGAGTTTAATGCGGTGACCACAAATTTTATTCATAACAGATATTTTAGGAATATAGAAGCAATACCGGCACCTGTCAATTCTATTATTGTGTATAAGTTAAAATATTTTGCACAGCAGGAAATGGTGTTTGGGGTCAGAGCATCCAAGTTAGTAGCCAACTAAGAAGAAAATAATACAACAAAATTATATAGCTTTTGGATGA harbors:
- a CDS encoding 4Fe-4S binding protein, with the protein product MFKYGPSKLFVKVAVALSWPIMILGKRLSAFPIVKHIINPFFKYPYNEVTAVPINVAIAPAKSVTLPVQVLSEVVARVNHIFILDECICRSLLNCSNHPHTIGCMALGEASHKIHPSHGHRATVTEALEHIEKAAKAGLVASVAHVWIDPVAFWSVPFNKLMFICFCDDCCCLYRTHMKKRGENLNKAYKKLPGVTVRVNLDLCNGCGICAQRCFVAAIQMKDGIAVIGEDCKGCGRCVQVCPQQAVDMYFDDKDTLVANLVERINKVANIGL
- a CDS encoding STAS domain-containing protein, whose amino-acid sequence is MKVEQRINYGYVIYDVTGDITYDNFTEIEDAIKDTLPDNFINVVLNIERVPYINSSALGWLVKLMKEVNARGYHFFLMNVNQEIMGLLKLTTTLQYFKIIPNEQVLVEKEKKKELDKILGEIEEEKQE
- a CDS encoding RNA 3'-terminal phosphate cyclase produces the protein MLQIHATTFAAARQALAVALVMQKECAIRIDPLLQQHIHYNRTLQAIVAVLHHLHVSCTYHNGIITVSSQKLPACTATIALHSFCPVTDIYLTIAPALSCNSVQSDITFIGVTHCQYTHSTGFVRFGLAPVLSQFGCYTHMATKKFGFYTATGNAVAKIYPQVKRKMGTQSSATRITGIRIYIANIDQEFAFHQKRELCRALALNEDIVGIMQVANVTNHGNAIDVFFSTGDIPSMLSFTMPLYDDNGTFVFEDTMMHEFLHTVINTCLQSYEYIPLPVVEEALPFLLAAGYDVIVAERLHPKIVESEVYTMCKEFRG
- the serS gene encoding serine--tRNA ligase — its product is MIDPKIVRENIDLVKHTMKIRKMEDAVDIATLEELDSKRRSLIAKIDELRTQRNTLSKQVGALKQKGENPIELMEKVRGIGDEIKKYEDEIASIEETYNTLMLSIPNILHESVPLGNDETDNVVVRTWGQKPQFDFTPKPHYDLGTELNILDFERGVKIAGARFYVYRGLAAQLERAIINFMLDLHTKKHGYTEVFGPFIVNDDSMIGTGQYPKFMDEYYRIERDALSLIPTAEVTLTNLYRDEILDGKDLPIYVTMQSACFRREAGAAGKDTRGLIRVHQFQKVELVKFVEPQTSFDELEKLVNDAEEVLQLLNLHYRVVLLCSADTSASSSKTYDIEVWMPGLNRYVEISSCSNFVDYQARRARIRYRKKEGEKPVFVHTLNGSGLAAGRTLAAVMENYQTRDGSITIPEVLKPYLEKTI
- a CDS encoding InlB B-repeat-containing protein, translated to MKKYFILLFILIVSCSNTGKDEMSIPFQDLNAATTSCIVVYNANGAEGNPPIDTTTHMPNDIVTVLTNTNLAIENQTFIGWSFCSNCSADILKPGSTFVITASTMLYACFTAQAYSVIYLPGDADGGTPPIDSNYYCAGENAIILANTGNLYKQGYRFDSWFDTRSQSHYIPGQSITIQNNNIEFIAHFTPKPLTVTYDANGATTGTVPVDSTFYEQGELVTIAHNTGNLAIINKDGVSYCFDYWGDSSNNVYVPGNTYPIEKSLTLYACYRPFTIGDGGPGGGCVFYDKGYYSDSWRYLEAMRYDISSSGIVWEQQLQAGQYRQTGVTASDIGTGYANTCTIIQALGEGDYAAYACALCSDGWHLPSKDELQLLFHHKSMIGNFTSYNYWSSTESTTSKAWCQNFNSGTQSIQYKNSTYRVRAIRQF
- a CDS encoding FliG C-terminal domain-containing protein gives rise to the protein MLDQKLLTVFEKEHPQFGALLLIMLPVHSAGMILSQVPISMAFELVLRIINTQNIDTDILEKITRKLYPEFDIAIERLSIDKYDVILEILLHTDYIRRREIILELRETQGIFLSYPGVLIIEDISKINPSLLCHILSKIKLDEITTILRITPENIKELIFSCYSKEEVLEIESNLEWAGAVPLDTIAHTCQKIVTLINNVI